One region of Chitinophaga varians genomic DNA includes:
- a CDS encoding GntR family transcriptional regulator, whose amino-acid sequence MTKIPLLDHDSKIPLHQQAEELLRKLIREDYFREGDIFPKETDLAKRWSISRNTLRMAIGNLVKDGLLERKKRYGTVVKKKKITTNLDNWYSFTHEMEDKGIPFKTLKSKVSVLKAGEEVAKMLQTEPVQPVVCLERIRSTEKSPMVYFESFFHPRIGLTGKENFDRPLYEMLDADFHVVPVYSQEEIRAIGADEKIAGLLKIKKGAPVLERRRVVLDAGRRPLEFNICWYRSDCFTYSIELKRPQL is encoded by the coding sequence ATGACGAAGATACCTTTATTGGACCACGATAGCAAAATTCCCCTGCATCAGCAGGCGGAAGAGCTATTACGGAAGCTGATCCGCGAGGATTATTTCCGGGAAGGAGACATTTTTCCAAAGGAAACAGACCTCGCCAAACGATGGAGCATTTCCCGGAACACCTTACGCATGGCCATCGGCAACCTGGTTAAAGATGGGCTGCTGGAAAGAAAGAAGCGGTATGGCACCGTAGTGAAAAAGAAAAAGATCACGACGAACCTCGATAACTGGTACAGCTTCACGCATGAAATGGAAGACAAAGGCATTCCTTTCAAAACCCTGAAGAGCAAAGTATCGGTACTGAAAGCGGGAGAAGAAGTGGCGAAGATGCTGCAAACGGAGCCGGTGCAGCCGGTGGTTTGCCTGGAACGTATCCGCAGTACGGAGAAAAGCCCCATGGTGTATTTTGAATCTTTCTTTCATCCCAGGATAGGCCTTACCGGCAAGGAGAATTTTGACCGCCCGCTGTATGAGATGCTGGACGCGGATTTTCATGTGGTGCCTGTGTATTCCCAGGAAGAAATCAGGGCGATAGGAGCGGATGAAAAAATCGCCGGGCTGCTGAAAATCAAAAAAGGCGCCCCGGTGCTTGAACGCCGCAGAGTAGTGCTGGACGCGGGCCGGCGACCGCTGGAGTTTAACATCTGCTGGTACCGGAGTGATTGTTTTACGTATAGTATCGAACTAAAAAGACCACAACTGTAA
- a CDS encoding NAD-dependent epimerase/dehydratase family protein: protein MNSQRVLLTGVTGFLGSHTAIRLLEKGYQVTGTLRDMDRAAAIREVIARHTPHIHRLTFAQADLQDKTQWFELTKGIDFVQHVASPFPRELPGHEDDIIVPAREGVLNILTAAAANKVKRVVLTSSSAAVTHGKTPQQLGKVYTEADWSNVNNTKDLTPTLKVKR, encoded by the coding sequence ATGAACAGCCAACGTGTTTTATTAACCGGCGTGACCGGCTTTCTGGGCTCTCATACCGCTATCCGGCTGCTGGAAAAAGGATACCAGGTGACAGGCACCCTCCGGGATATGGACCGTGCGGCGGCCATCAGGGAAGTGATCGCCCGGCATACCCCGCATATTCACCGTTTAACGTTTGCACAGGCCGACCTGCAGGATAAAACGCAATGGTTTGAGCTGACAAAAGGCATCGATTTTGTGCAGCATGTGGCCTCCCCTTTTCCCCGTGAGTTGCCCGGACATGAGGACGATATCATTGTTCCCGCCAGAGAAGGCGTGTTAAACATCCTGACAGCGGCAGCCGCCAACAAGGTAAAACGGGTTGTGCTGACCTCGTCCAGCGCAGCCGTTACACATGGCAAAACACCGCAACAGCTGGGGAAAGTGTATACCGAAGCCGACTGGAGCAACGTCAACAATACCAAAGATCTCACCCCTACTTTAAAAGTAAAGCGATAG
- a CDS encoding glycoside hydrolase family 38 C-terminal domain-containing protein, which yields MRKIFCCVTVLLASVLGASAQKTVPYLGKVDWINGYDHETEGESMRYYSAFPDYATTALLTRATDGHKVMAWETAAVPTHIKGPYVYFSWVAGHSSATSSGDRHFDLYVDGEKLLTFTTKPGNQSPTWTFGAPDSSRIVFQQLRKDGANDSHGLMFLRLPVSRITPGKPVKLKIIGQAQQSNDWLMTFKFSFEEKVDIHPQPFILKNGQQPVTLTALHFGTPRTFRVTVDGKKVYSFPVADGVNNFDIPVPSVKKPDSIRVVVADAGKVLADRFVTLKPVTYRELHFIHHSHTDIGYSHLQPEVLKIHLRNINDALDMIAATRSYPEEAKFKWNIESLWAVDHFLQQATPEKKAAFIQAVKDGDICLSALYANILTGLTLPEETFHYTDFAAQLRKAYGLHIPSAMISDVPGYTWSTVTALAKGGVKYFSSGPNYLGENHPYLGDRVGHFVRSWGDKPVWWESPSGQEKILFWTGGKGYSSWHGTAPGAVFERGPQKIAAYLDELDEKHYPYDIVQWRYNVVADNGPIDTSVSRFVKQWNEKYSSPKIVLNTTDKLFETFEQKYGKDLPVVKGDITPYWEDGAGSTAREEGQNRINSLRLSQLTNAYAMLAPGQFNAQQFYHAWTNVLMFHEHTWGAHNSISQPDVPFVTEQWRIKKQFMLDADSIINILSAQLFQPITDEQSRSIAVVNTLSWPRSGPVKIKVGGKSVKDTRGRKYPLQRLSDGSFVFLASDVPAFGTAVYTVSDEPANTANTLKQTGNTLSNGNVAVTWDNNGSITRLAAKDGHNYAGTFRGQGLNSYWYVPGQNPADAETNQPVQAQVIENGPVVTTVVLRAQAPGANALEKKLTLYANSNVVLIENIIDKKPVRQKEALHFGFPFEVPSGQVTLDAGYGTMRYLQDQLPGSNMDFLFGRRWMDISNQSNGLQWMLLETPMAEPDSMIDERLQVAQSHKEWRTKGQPTSRWFSYVMNNYWHTNYKADQSGSSSYHYALQPHGKADGAALETAAADFTQPLIGFPVKKGATLQAGLFRLTNTAVVATAIVPQENGQYMVRLFNPGKTTQSTGFDWGTLKPARMKIVRNGEEKDAKATVSLPAMGVEEYLLIP from the coding sequence ATGAGAAAAATATTCTGTTGTGTCACTGTTTTACTTGCCAGCGTACTGGGCGCCTCCGCCCAGAAAACGGTACCTTATCTCGGCAAGGTAGACTGGATCAATGGCTACGACCATGAAACGGAAGGCGAAAGCATGCGCTACTATTCGGCTTTCCCGGACTATGCCACTACGGCGCTGCTCACACGCGCCACCGACGGCCACAAGGTGATGGCCTGGGAAACTGCCGCCGTTCCAACACATATCAAAGGCCCTTATGTGTACTTCAGCTGGGTGGCAGGGCATTCCTCCGCTACCAGCAGTGGTGACCGCCACTTCGACCTGTACGTGGACGGGGAAAAACTGCTGACCTTCACCACCAAACCCGGCAACCAGTCGCCCACATGGACATTCGGTGCGCCCGACAGCAGCCGCATCGTGTTTCAGCAACTCCGTAAAGACGGAGCCAACGACTCCCATGGCCTGATGTTTCTCCGGCTGCCGGTAAGCCGCATCACACCCGGCAAACCAGTTAAACTGAAAATCATCGGTCAGGCGCAGCAAAGCAATGACTGGCTCATGACCTTCAAATTCTCTTTTGAAGAAAAGGTGGACATCCACCCGCAACCTTTTATACTTAAAAACGGGCAACAGCCGGTAACACTTACTGCGCTCCACTTTGGTACGCCACGTACCTTCAGGGTGACCGTGGACGGCAAAAAAGTATATTCCTTCCCGGTAGCCGACGGCGTCAATAATTTCGACATCCCCGTTCCTTCCGTGAAAAAGCCGGACAGTATTCGTGTAGTCGTTGCCGATGCCGGCAAAGTGCTGGCAGACCGCTTCGTTACCCTGAAACCTGTCACCTACCGGGAACTGCATTTTATACACCATTCCCATACAGATATCGGCTACTCGCACCTGCAACCGGAAGTACTGAAAATACACCTCCGCAATATCAACGACGCATTGGACATGATAGCCGCCACCCGCAGCTATCCGGAAGAAGCCAAATTCAAATGGAACATAGAATCCCTGTGGGCGGTAGACCATTTCCTGCAACAGGCCACACCGGAGAAAAAAGCAGCGTTCATACAAGCCGTGAAAGACGGCGACATCTGCCTGTCGGCTTTATACGCCAATATCCTTACCGGCCTTACCTTGCCTGAAGAAACCTTCCACTACACCGACTTCGCCGCACAGCTGCGCAAAGCCTACGGCCTTCACATCCCCAGCGCCATGATCTCCGACGTGCCGGGCTATACCTGGAGCACAGTGACGGCGCTGGCCAAAGGCGGTGTGAAATATTTCTCCAGCGGACCTAATTATCTGGGTGAAAACCATCCTTACCTGGGCGACCGTGTAGGCCACTTTGTGCGCAGCTGGGGCGATAAGCCCGTATGGTGGGAATCTCCTTCCGGCCAGGAAAAAATACTGTTCTGGACAGGTGGCAAAGGTTACTCTTCCTGGCATGGCACCGCTCCCGGCGCTGTTTTCGAAAGAGGCCCGCAGAAGATAGCCGCCTACCTCGATGAGCTGGACGAGAAACATTACCCTTATGATATTGTTCAGTGGAGATACAATGTGGTAGCCGATAACGGGCCGATAGACACGTCTGTGTCCCGTTTCGTTAAACAGTGGAATGAAAAATATTCATCTCCCAAAATTGTACTCAACACCACCGATAAACTCTTTGAAACTTTTGAACAGAAATATGGTAAAGACCTGCCCGTGGTAAAAGGGGACATCACCCCTTACTGGGAAGATGGCGCCGGCTCCACGGCCAGGGAAGAAGGGCAAAACCGTATCAACAGCCTGCGTTTGTCTCAACTCACCAACGCCTACGCCATGCTGGCCCCCGGACAATTTAATGCACAGCAGTTCTACCATGCCTGGACCAACGTCCTGATGTTCCATGAACATACCTGGGGCGCGCATAACAGTATCTCACAGCCGGACGTGCCGTTTGTAACAGAACAATGGCGCATCAAAAAACAGTTTATGCTGGATGCTGACAGTATCATCAATATACTTAGCGCCCAATTGTTCCAACCCATTACCGATGAACAGTCCCGCAGCATAGCCGTAGTGAATACGCTCTCCTGGCCCCGTAGCGGACCGGTGAAAATCAAAGTCGGCGGAAAATCCGTGAAAGATACACGCGGCCGGAAATACCCGCTGCAACGCCTCTCCGACGGTTCCTTCGTATTCCTGGCCAGTGACGTGCCCGCCTTCGGAACAGCCGTGTACACGGTGAGCGATGAGCCGGCAAACACCGCCAACACGCTTAAACAGACCGGCAACACCCTTTCCAACGGCAACGTTGCCGTCACCTGGGACAACAACGGCAGCATCACCCGGCTTGCCGCGAAAGACGGTCACAACTACGCCGGCACTTTCCGCGGGCAGGGGCTGAACAGTTACTGGTACGTACCAGGACAGAACCCCGCCGATGCGGAGACTAATCAGCCTGTACAGGCACAGGTCATCGAAAACGGCCCGGTGGTAACGACCGTCGTGTTGCGTGCGCAGGCGCCCGGCGCCAACGCGCTGGAGAAAAAACTGACACTCTATGCCAACAGCAACGTGGTACTGATTGAAAACATCATTGACAAAAAACCGGTCAGACAAAAAGAAGCGCTGCATTTCGGGTTTCCTTTTGAAGTGCCTTCCGGACAAGTGACGCTGGACGCAGGTTACGGCACCATGCGTTACCTCCAGGACCAGCTGCCCGGCTCCAATATGGACTTTCTGTTCGGCCGCAGATGGATGGACATCTCCAACCAGTCCAACGGCTTGCAGTGGATGCTGCTGGAAACGCCGATGGCAGAACCAGACAGCATGATCGATGAACGTTTACAGGTAGCCCAAAGCCATAAAGAATGGCGGACGAAAGGGCAACCGACCAGCCGCTGGTTTTCCTATGTCATGAACAACTACTGGCATACCAACTATAAAGCCGACCAGTCGGGTAGCAGCAGCTATCATTATGCGCTGCAGCCACATGGCAAGGCTGACGGTGCCGCGCTGGAAACCGCCGCTGCGGACTTCACACAGCCGCTTATTGGTTTCCCGGTGAAGAAAGGCGCTACGCTCCAGGCAGGGCTGTTCCGCCTGACCAATACCGCCGTGGTGGCCACCGCCATTGTGCCACAGGAAAACGGTCAGTATATGGTACGCCTCTTTAACCCCGGAAAGACCACTCAAAGCACCGGATTTGACTGGGGCACGCTGAAGCCTGCACGAATGAAGATAGTCAGGAATGGTGAAGAGAAAGACGCGAAGGCGACTGTTAGCCTGCCTGCGATGGGAGTGGAAGAATATCTGCTTATTCCGTAA
- a CDS encoding RHS repeat-associated core domain-containing protein, with protein sequence MLVSNKHFTPVLGLDLHIVILFGFPIPLPHPFIGLVVDPMDYVPFIGATTKINHVPRGKSDTSGFLIFLFHIPMGGPFLLAPMIGHDSVNFFGSKKVKVEGNLMSPSGHMLMTCNDIGLPLSLTPGKKFKPIPSLYLPTSFSIPLSFGKPVMVGGPFVPDWAGALLNLVMSFGFGAMMKGLGKGMKKLGKAAKKAKNKITKFNLAHQKKIGGSDKLSRTLCKLGFEPVDLVQGIVIYDGVDFELPGPVPLRWARSWNSDSAHHGLLGHGNHLAFDMRILEFTAEEATGLLLGDGRSVIFDLLPYTGDNEYNRHEKMTLTRTSQDEYQLFDHRERLYYLFKRLRPLDPECRLAAISDEAGFLISFHFNNKGTLLRVIDSVGRHLHIDSDTEGRITAVTAHHRDHVQRLVSYAYNEDGDLTEITDALRQTTYIHYQHHHMVKKTDRNGNSFFWEYDGKGRCIHTRGDNGVMEGHITYHPEAGHNHVTNAEGQTTTYYYTPEYLVTQIKDPLGYSRFTEYTEDGEIYREIDEEAGLTGYTYDDRGNRTGIVHPDGTADTFNYDDEDRLILATEPGGGSRTFIYYSEGPDKGLLHTLTEPDGRITIFRYNKHRLLYKAEDEQERITKLEYDEDYNLASITLPDGGHATWQYDVWGRCVANRNPDEQQQTFRYDALGRVTEIELPDDNRILFHYNAYDEVVEVQDKYQHARFAYTALGSLKMKEQNGAKVHLVYNRDEQLTSLVNEHGEMYRFGRNRRGDIIQETGFDGLTRHYQLDATGNIIRIQRPGGRWTECEYDYNGRLTRAEHSDGTKEIFAYNGSGQLISAANEHSTVRLQRDSAGRVTMEWQNGYTVAATYDASGRRQGLESSLGAKVRMARNALGDLTGITAAMEGIQGLWSATIQRSATGQELERILPGGIKSSWSYGLSGMPTSHIVAGNGRESRKRYYRWDAAQQLRSIVNGMNGATVKFGHNDFANLAWAQYEDGTYDYRTADKAGNLFREQTRSGRKYAAGGQLTASEQARYVYDAEGNLARKIISATGNVWEYDWCGNGMLKKVTRPDGRTVEFKYDALGRRIEKVYNGIITRFVWDGRQLLHEWHYPAKERPVLTVDEWGEVKQSHPEPVPAEQLITWVFEDGTFSPAAKIAGGKQYSIINDYLGTPCAAYDETGEKVWECELDIYGKVRKLAGDSTFIPFRYPGQYEDRETGLYYNRFRYYSPEDGVYISQDPIRTAAGIKLYGYVDDVLTATDPLGLHQILARLVDPQTGKSTNFGQIGSKETEKVWTEHGVKGHSEYYLLKDHISKIPPEELQGKTLVIKSLGEPDAGYWLLRFPLPPCKKVDGGCDKALTELAEKHNMRIIYTWSDKGKFKIRKYGKCK encoded by the coding sequence ATGTTGGTCAGTAATAAACACTTTACGCCTGTTTTAGGGTTGGATCTTCATATTGTGATCCTGTTTGGATTTCCTATTCCGCTGCCTCATCCGTTCATCGGACTGGTGGTAGACCCGATGGACTATGTCCCGTTCATTGGAGCCACCACAAAAATCAACCATGTGCCGAGAGGGAAAAGCGATACTTCCGGATTCCTGATTTTCCTGTTTCATATTCCCATGGGCGGCCCTTTTCTGCTGGCGCCTATGATAGGCCATGATTCCGTGAATTTCTTCGGCAGTAAAAAAGTGAAGGTGGAAGGTAATCTGATGAGCCCTTCGGGCCATATGCTGATGACCTGCAATGATATTGGCCTGCCACTGTCGCTGACGCCGGGAAAGAAATTCAAACCCATTCCCAGCCTATATCTGCCTACCTCTTTTTCTATCCCGCTCTCCTTCGGTAAACCGGTGATGGTGGGCGGTCCTTTTGTCCCCGACTGGGCAGGTGCCTTGCTGAACCTGGTCATGTCGTTCGGCTTCGGCGCTATGATGAAAGGACTGGGAAAAGGCATGAAGAAACTGGGCAAGGCCGCTAAAAAGGCGAAAAACAAAATCACCAAGTTCAACCTGGCACACCAGAAAAAGATCGGTGGCAGCGATAAGCTCAGCCGCACACTGTGTAAACTGGGTTTTGAACCGGTAGACCTGGTACAGGGCATTGTTATCTACGACGGCGTCGATTTTGAACTGCCTGGCCCTGTTCCGCTGCGGTGGGCCCGTTCCTGGAACAGTGACAGCGCGCACCACGGACTGCTGGGGCATGGCAACCATCTGGCCTTTGACATGCGGATATTGGAGTTTACGGCGGAAGAAGCCACGGGGTTATTGCTGGGAGACGGCCGCAGCGTGATATTTGACCTGCTGCCCTATACCGGCGACAACGAATATAACCGCCACGAAAAAATGACGCTGACCCGCACCAGCCAGGATGAATACCAGCTGTTCGACCACCGGGAACGGCTATACTATCTTTTTAAACGCCTGCGCCCGCTGGACCCGGAATGCCGGCTGGCGGCCATCAGCGATGAAGCGGGTTTTCTCATCAGTTTCCATTTCAACAACAAAGGGACATTACTGCGTGTCATCGACAGCGTAGGCCGGCACCTGCATATCGATAGTGATACGGAAGGCCGTATAACGGCGGTGACAGCCCATCACCGGGACCATGTACAGCGACTGGTCAGCTATGCCTACAACGAGGACGGCGATCTCACAGAGATCACAGACGCGCTCCGGCAAACTACCTATATTCACTACCAGCACCATCATATGGTGAAGAAAACGGACCGTAACGGGAACTCGTTTTTCTGGGAATACGACGGCAAAGGCCGCTGTATCCATACCCGCGGCGATAATGGCGTCATGGAAGGCCACATTACCTACCATCCGGAAGCAGGCCACAACCACGTTACTAACGCCGAAGGACAAACGACAACGTATTATTACACTCCGGAATACCTGGTGACTCAGATAAAAGACCCGCTGGGCTACTCCCGCTTTACGGAATACACCGAAGACGGGGAGATATACAGAGAGATCGATGAAGAAGCGGGGCTCACCGGTTATACTTACGATGACCGGGGAAACCGTACCGGCATTGTGCATCCCGACGGAACGGCCGATACTTTCAATTATGATGATGAAGACCGGCTGATATTGGCCACAGAACCCGGCGGCGGAAGCCGCACGTTTATCTATTACAGTGAAGGGCCTGATAAAGGACTGCTGCATACCCTCACGGAACCTGACGGACGCATCACCATCTTCCGTTATAATAAACACCGGTTGTTATACAAGGCGGAAGATGAACAGGAGCGCATCACAAAACTGGAATATGATGAGGATTATAACCTTGCGTCCATCACCCTGCCGGATGGCGGTCATGCCACCTGGCAGTACGATGTATGGGGCCGGTGCGTGGCCAACCGCAACCCGGATGAACAACAGCAGACTTTCCGCTATGATGCCCTCGGCAGGGTGACCGAAATTGAATTGCCTGACGACAACCGCATACTGTTTCACTACAATGCTTACGATGAAGTAGTGGAAGTGCAGGATAAATACCAGCATGCCCGTTTCGCCTATACGGCGCTGGGCAGCCTCAAAATGAAGGAACAAAACGGTGCCAAAGTACACCTGGTATATAACAGGGACGAGCAGCTGACCAGCCTCGTCAACGAACACGGAGAGATGTATCGTTTCGGCCGTAACCGACGGGGCGATATTATCCAGGAAACAGGCTTCGACGGACTGACACGCCATTACCAGCTGGACGCCACCGGTAATATCATTCGCATTCAACGGCCCGGCGGCCGCTGGACGGAATGTGAATATGACTACAACGGCCGGCTTACCAGGGCTGAACATAGCGACGGCACCAAAGAAATATTTGCCTATAACGGTAGTGGACAATTGATTTCCGCTGCCAATGAACACAGTACCGTACGGTTGCAACGCGATAGCGCCGGCCGTGTAACGATGGAATGGCAGAACGGTTATACCGTTGCAGCCACCTATGATGCCAGTGGCCGCCGCCAGGGCCTGGAAAGCAGCCTGGGCGCAAAGGTCCGGATGGCCCGCAATGCACTGGGCGACCTGACAGGGATAACGGCGGCGATGGAAGGAATACAAGGCCTCTGGAGCGCCACCATACAACGCAGTGCTACCGGCCAGGAGCTGGAACGCATATTGCCGGGCGGTATTAAAAGCAGCTGGAGCTATGGCCTGTCAGGAATGCCAACATCGCATATCGTGGCCGGCAATGGCAGGGAAAGCCGCAAACGTTATTACCGCTGGGATGCGGCACAGCAGCTCAGAAGCATCGTCAACGGCATGAACGGCGCCACTGTCAAGTTCGGGCATAATGATTTCGCTAATCTTGCCTGGGCGCAATATGAAGACGGGACCTATGACTACCGTACCGCCGATAAAGCGGGAAACCTGTTCCGCGAACAAACACGCAGCGGCCGCAAATATGCTGCCGGCGGGCAATTGACAGCATCAGAGCAGGCCCGGTATGTCTATGACGCGGAAGGTAACCTCGCCCGGAAAATCATCTCCGCTACGGGCAACGTTTGGGAATACGACTGGTGTGGCAATGGCATGCTGAAGAAAGTCACCCGCCCCGATGGCAGGACCGTGGAATTTAAATATGATGCGCTGGGCCGCCGTATCGAAAAAGTATATAACGGCATTATCACCCGGTTTGTGTGGGACGGCAGACAGCTGTTGCACGAATGGCATTACCCTGCGAAAGAGCGCCCGGTACTGACTGTTGATGAATGGGGCGAGGTGAAACAAAGCCACCCGGAACCGGTACCGGCCGAACAGCTGATCACCTGGGTATTTGAAGATGGTACCTTTTCGCCCGCCGCAAAAATCGCCGGCGGCAAACAGTATTCAATCATCAATGATTACCTGGGCACGCCTTGTGCGGCATACGATGAAACAGGAGAGAAGGTGTGGGAATGCGAGTTGGATATATATGGCAAAGTACGTAAGTTAGCAGGTGATAGCACGTTTATACCCTTCCGTTACCCCGGACAATATGAAGACAGGGAAACCGGATTATACTATAACCGGTTCCGCTACTATAGCCCGGAGGATGGCGTCTATATCAGCCAGGACCCTATCAGAACGGCCGCCGGTATTAAACTCTATGGTTATGTGGATGATGTGCTCACTGCTACTGACCCGTTGGGACTGCACCAGATCCTGGCGAGACTGGTAGATCCGCAAACAGGTAAAAGCACCAATTTCGGTCAGATCGGCAGCAAGGAAACAGAAAAAGTGTGGACAGAACATGGGGTGAAAGGGCACTCGGAATACTATCTCCTCAAAGACCATATATCTAAAATACCACCGGAGGAGCTACAAGGGAAAACACTCGTGATCAAATCCCTCGGTGAACCGGACGCCGGTTACTGGTTGTTACGATTCCCGCTGCCGCCTTGTAAAAAAGTAGATGGTGGCTGTGATAAGGCGTTAACGGAACTGGCGGAAAAACACAATATGCGCATCATCTATACATGGTCTGATAAAGGCAAATTTAAAATCAGGAAATATGGCAAATGTAAATAA
- a CDS encoding Crp/Fnr family transcriptional regulator: MDKLTSSLAFGGILSPKDIEYFSRQFRKKQLKSGEHFQKEGDIAHEIAFVESGILRLYTVTPAGDEVTKYFAREKQFLADLESYYSLKPSPNPIQAVVDTMVYAIRKSTIEKLSLEIPNLYIFVKTVSEAALLTKIKDNDFLNFGDAKTKYLEFLKRYPDLALQVPQQFIASYLQITPQSLSRIRREIR, translated from the coding sequence ATGGACAAACTCACTTCATCACTGGCATTTGGCGGTATCCTCTCTCCAAAGGATATTGAATATTTTTCCCGTCAGTTCAGAAAGAAGCAGCTAAAATCGGGGGAACACTTTCAGAAGGAAGGTGATATCGCCCATGAAATTGCCTTCGTGGAAAGTGGTATCCTGCGGCTGTATACGGTGACGCCCGCCGGTGACGAGGTGACGAAATACTTCGCCAGGGAAAAACAGTTTCTCGCCGACCTGGAAAGTTATTATTCCTTAAAGCCCTCTCCCAATCCAATACAGGCCGTGGTAGACACAATGGTTTACGCCATCCGCAAATCCACCATCGAGAAGCTGAGCCTTGAAATACCTAATCTGTACATCTTCGTCAAAACAGTTTCAGAAGCCGCGCTGCTGACTAAAATAAAAGACAACGATTTCCTGAACTTCGGCGATGCCAAAACAAAATACCTCGAGTTTTTGAAACGTTATCCGGACCTCGCCCTGCAGGTACCACAGCAATTTATTGCATCGTACTTACAAATTACGCCGCAATCGCTCAGCCGGATCAGGCGGGAAATCAGGTAA
- a CDS encoding terpene synthase family protein: MTHAHMEEITTDIKNFFQTDAFHILNRNTAQYGDYMAAGALYCIYIYPLGDTQKLKAISRYFAYWALIDDLYFDNSIDLDHIQQISDRYTAALEGIPNGDKLFAPVTEFCARTDWQEDAKNLFRNEVKRYLNAVIQLRITEAHKKVISVQEYLSYRHFNVAMWVIFSLLYDTQDDLEMSMFYSPEFAEIFEYSSMCIGILLDLYNLNAHKAEISDYTNLVYVVRRADHCSEEEAINKSIRLFYDYEARMEEACNRLAATCPRAVLYFKYVQSGSVRYCNESRKMRYLQKSDIDEDQANGRTIL, translated from the coding sequence ATGACGCATGCACACATGGAGGAAATTACCACTGACATCAAAAATTTCTTTCAAACAGATGCCTTTCATATCTTAAACCGGAACACGGCGCAATACGGAGACTATATGGCTGCCGGCGCACTGTATTGCATATATATCTACCCGTTGGGAGATACCCAAAAGCTCAAGGCCATCAGCAGGTACTTTGCCTACTGGGCCCTGATAGATGACCTGTATTTCGATAATTCCATAGATCTGGACCACATTCAACAAATCAGCGACAGATATACCGCCGCGCTGGAAGGAATACCCAACGGAGATAAACTGTTTGCCCCAGTGACTGAATTTTGTGCACGTACCGACTGGCAGGAGGACGCGAAAAATCTATTCAGGAATGAAGTAAAAAGGTACCTGAATGCTGTCATACAGCTGCGCATTACAGAAGCACACAAGAAAGTCATCAGCGTACAGGAGTACCTGAGCTACCGGCATTTTAATGTCGCCATGTGGGTAATATTTTCGCTGTTGTATGACACACAGGACGATCTGGAGATGTCCATGTTTTATAGCCCGGAATTTGCGGAAATATTTGAATACTCCAGCATGTGTATCGGCATTCTGCTGGACCTCTATAACTTAAACGCCCACAAAGCAGAAATCTCGGATTATACCAACCTGGTCTATGTGGTCCGCAGGGCCGATCATTGTAGCGAAGAAGAAGCCATCAACAAAAGCATCCGGTTATTCTATGACTATGAAGCCAGGATGGAAGAAGCCTGTAACCGTTTAGCCGCAACCTGTCCGCGCGCCGTGCTTTATTTCAAGTATGTTCAATCCGGCTCTGTCAGGTACTGCAACGAAAGCAGGAAGATGCGTTACCTGCAAAAATCCGATATCGATGAAGACCAGGCTAACGGGCGGACAATCCTTTAG